A genomic segment from Bombus affinis isolate iyBomAffi1 chromosome 13, iyBomAffi1.2, whole genome shotgun sequence encodes:
- the LOC126923547 gene encoding R3H domain-containing protein 1-like isoform X2: MARLEIPSIVVHKGSRSHSRPESPTVVVRGGMPSLPSSRQGFVISGSNTSYQNSSESDMIDGNANPNVGSSPTQNSLHRSSPSCPPDKSDSENKNFRTRTNTKVKLLVRSHAMRESTSPPREPHNGSSSPHSPQSVDGEKKFVGNLSPNSTNVKLNNNESMFNSNLCPNQSPKQMRNTATSPTCRAPSRNGQSSPSQIHSPKNNNSPTNGNKSENQRSKMTGSHVIQKCNNCVKNNQNDRPGLLQTPVSPSKAGQALQHSPKSTNLAQNAQNNQQKMEQRRPNTLNICNNQCSTQCGNTLSVSRPSSRHKLRHQNSSQGSFDSASPCLSRDSSTELYTDSTGIDLEHFIAETINRNQKDRTVLLKIEKDLIEFAKDKQKVCHKFPNMSSYNRMLVHRVAAYFGMEHNVDQSGSSVIVTRTKNMRIPNTRFKEHIRDDLILSEEPRRSILKRDSSSFEDNFNFKSPDRLSGDYCRQSKSFEEREEEYERARRRIFKDSSGESSEVTSWPYWSSSESSDASARYRLLHPSDHTMRLCCVCNRQTKLLKGESFDGRESCRGSVLRPSVSKSFSFGGYTRGMLSRGDSVTSTHSAGARLMKQDSGASMCSRLSPSSSGYKSQSQRSDATISPSPSPSPVATMTCSHTQVSSQDLASPESNNQTVMWAVTSISSVPPGSIIINPQTNQPYTNPDGSIYRFDPENPPKFYTAALPPENERNNMSPSKTIEVSEPPKITQNNTKNENKKRSQTNKQHNGGNTTAVTHVTNSATSPSLPFTPPPQQNPGSLQQPQQPQQQQQQQQPQQQQTLVKSSSTVQICNHNQTAQPYTTYVPTSEPYNQGVYPPSVGQQTVMMAPHPSQNQANVQNNGQGDVFNQNSVYANYAVPVQQGPVSQTTEITELSGYFMGMSIYDQRVTGDNHSTPPHSYPQPQPSTNQAVQNVQTMPQNYWQPPPNSVPAQQTMYFVPPPGAPLSVSQGPGDRQPLHQQQRFTTNYSFNAQTMTPPSQSNSNYVGSYPVPYNSMPAVTPAPGDYTYQPSVHMVPTYYPPGQTTIQPPPVMYRVPTPPNTPTSNQMPGMPLMYVNSGSYPPPTMVSNGTFGHQVGHNGTSPAPPGTYMTPALVPNLVFRQNVPVVAGVRASTPSNSQRTSRSPTPAHELFGSGSGDRSAQPQPRYPLPMYQGVHIVQGDMRLMHPAVPANPRLQYAPVPSPPVVQGCPRPYRPPSYSSNTSGAGTPTSFDGRNQKIRKQRSKVASLPPTGARPNLYQTPSMPSLSSNVPKDIREGTVKVTITRRNQLVQY, from the exons ATGGCCCGCCTGGAGA TACCAAGTATAGTGGTGCATAAAGGCAGCAGGTCGCATAGCCGACCTGAGAGTCCCACGGTGGTGGTGCGAGGAGGAATGCCCTCACTGCCATCCTCTAGGCAAGGCTTCGTCATAAGTGGCTCCAATACATCATATCAGAACAGCTCGGAGTCGGATATGATAGACGGGAATGCCAATCCGAATGTCGGCTCTTCTCCTACACAGAATTCTCTCCACCGCAGCTCGCCCTCCTGTCCTCCTGACAAATCAGACTCAGAGAACAAGAACTTTCGTACCAGG ACGAATACGAAAGTTAAGTTGCTGGTCAGGAGCCATGCTATGAGAGAGTCGACGTCTCCCCCAAGGGAGCCACACAACGGTTCGTCGTCTCCACATAGCCCTCAGTCGGTAGACGGTGAAAAGAAGTTCGTAGGCAACCTGTCGCCAAATTCCACTAACGTGAAGCTTAATAACAACGAGTCAATGTTCAACAGTAATCTTTGCCCGAATCAATCCCCCAAGCAAATGCGTAATACAGCTACTTCACCTACCTGTCGAGCTCCGTCACGAAATG GTCAATCTAGTCCCTCCCAAATTCACTCACCAAAGAATAATAACTCTCCAACGAACGGCAATAAGTCGGAGAACCAACGTTCCAAGATGACAGGCTCGCACGTGATTCAAAAATGCAATAATTGCGTAAAGAACAATCAAAATGACCGACCCGGCTTGCTTCAGACGCCTGTGTCTCCGTCGAAGGCTGGGCAGGCGTTGCAACACTCGCCAAAGAGTACCAACCTGGCTCAAAACGCGCAAAACAATCAGCAGAAGATGGAACAACGTAGACCAAACACGTTGAATATTTGCAACAACCAGTGTTCGACGCAGTGCGGCAATACCTTGTCCGTGAGCAGACCTAGCTCGCGGCACAAGCTGAGGCATCAGAATTCCTCTCAGGGTAGCTTTGACAGCGCGTCTCCTTGCCTCTCACGAG ATAGTAGTACGGAATTGTATACGGACAGTACTGGAATAGATCTGGAGCATTTCATCGCGGAAACTATAAATCGTAACCAGAAGGATCGCACGGTGCTATTAAAAATCGAGAAAGATCTGATAGAATTCGCAAAGGACAAGCAGAAAGTCTGTCACAAGTTTCCAAACATGTCCTCTTACAACAGAATGCTAGTGCATCGCGTGGCAGCCTACTTTGGCATGGAACATAACGTAGATCAGTCTGGTTCCAGCGTGATAGTTACCAGAACGAAAAACATGCGAATTCCAAATACTCGTTTTAAGGAACACATCAGAGATGATCTGATTTTGTCTGAAGAACCGCGAAGAAGTATTCTGAAGAGAGATTCTAGCTCGTTCGAGgacaatttcaattttaaatctCCTGACAGATTATCTGGCGATTATTGCCGACAGAGTAAGAGTTTCGAGGAAAGGGAGGAGGAGTATGAACGTGCCAGACGAAGAATATTTAAAGATAGCAGTGGAGAAAGTAGCGAAGTTACTTCCTGGCCTTACTGGTCTTCTTCAGAAAGTTCTGACGCTTCTGCGAGATATCGTTTGTTACATCCTTCGGATCATACGATGAG GCTGTGTTGCGTATGTAATAGACAAACGAAGCTCTTGAAAGGGGAATCTTTCGATGGAAGAGAATCCTGTCGAGGTTCCGTATTGAGGCCATCTGTTTCCAAGTCCTTTAGTTTCGGTGGTTACACCAGGGGAATGCTTTCTAGAGGGGACAGTGTTACATCCACTCATAGTGCTGGGGCTCGCCTTATGAAGCAAG ACTCAGGTGCTAGTATGTGTTCACGACTAAGTCCTTCGAGTAGCGGCTATAAATCGCAAAGCCAACGCAGCGATGCCACGATATCGCCGTCTCCTTCGCCATCCCCTGTGGCAACCATGACCTGCAGTCATACCCAAGTATCTAGTCAGGATCTCGCTTCTCCGGAATCGAATAATCAAACGGTGATGTGGGCGGTTACCAGTATATCAAGTGTACCGCCGGGTAGCATAATCATAAATCCGCAAACGAATCAGCCGTATACCAATCCAGATGGTTCGATTTACCGTTTCGATCCAGAGAACCCACCAAAATTTTATACTGCTGCATTGCCGCCCGAAAACGAAAGGAATAATATGTCGCCCAGCAAGACTATAGAAGTATCCGAGCCACCCAAAATAACACAAAATAACAcaaagaacgaaaataaaaagagaTCGCAGACTAATAAGCAACACAACGGTGGTAACACAACAGCAGTGACTCATGTGACGAACTCGGCGACATCACCGAGTTTACCGTTCACACCGCCACCTCAACAGAATCCAGGATCATTGCAACAACCGCAACAAccgcaacaacaacaacaacaacaacagccgCAGCAGCAACAAACTCTAGTCAAATCATCGTCGACAGTGCAAATTTGCAATCACAACCAAACAGCTCAACCATACACGACCTACGTACCTACCTCAGAACCATATAATCAGGGTGTTTATCCACCCTCTGTGGGGCAACAGACTGTGATGATGGCTCCTCATCCGAGTCAAAATCAGGCGAACGTTCAAAACAATGGTCAGGGTGATGTATTTAATCAGAATTCGGTTTACGCGAATTATGCAGTACCTGTGCAACAAGGACCAGTGTCGCAGACAACGGAGATAACGGAATTGTCCGGATATTTTATGGGTATGAGTATCTACGATCAACGCGTGACTGGTGATAACCATTCTACGCCGCCGCACTCTTACCCACAACCGCAACCATCTACAAATCAAGCAGTTCAAAATGTGCAGACGATGCCGCAGAATTACTGGCAACCACCACCCAATTCTGTACCG GCACAACAGACGATGTACTTCGTACCTCCGCCTGGTGCACCACTTTCAGTCAGTCAGGGTCCAGGTGATAGACAGCCATTGCATCAACAACAGAGATTTACGACAAATTATTCTTTCAATGCACAAACTATGACTCCTCCGAGCCAATCAAATT CTAATTACGTGGGTAGTTATCCAGTCCCTTACAATTCAATGCCTGCTGTAACACCAGCACCAGGGGATTACACGTATCAACCATCAGTTCATATGGTACCTACGTATTATCCGCCAGGTCAAACGACGATTCAACCACCACCTGTCATGTACAGAGTGCCAACACCACCAAATACTCCGACTTCTAATCAG ATGCCTGGAATGCCACTGATGTACGTCAACTCTGGTAGCTATCCGCCACCAACGATGGTATCCAATGGAACATTTGGCCATCAAGTCGGGCACAATGGCACGTCACCTGCACCTCCTGGAACTTATATGACTCCTGCGCTGGTTCCCAATCTCGTTTTTAGACAAAATGTTCCT GTTGTTGCTGGTGTACGAGCTTCAACGCCAAGTAACTCTCAGAGAACTAGCAGGTCGCCGACTCCAGCACACGAGCTGTTCGGAAGTGGGAGCGGGGACAGAAGCGCACAACCCCAACCACGCTACCCACTGCCAATGTATCAGGGTGTCCATATTGTACAAG gaGATATGAGATTGATGCATCCCGCAGTACCAGCCAATCCACGGTTGCAGTATGCACCAGTACCATCACCACCTGTTGTTCAAGGTTGTCCACGACCGTACCGACCGCCTTCTTATTCGTCGAACACCTCAGGCGCTGGTACGCCAACCTCGTTTGATGGGAGAAATCAGAAAATTCGTAAACAGAG GTCCAAAGTAGCATCGTTGCCACCAACAGGCGCGCGGCCCAATCTTTATCAGACTCCTTCCATGCCGTCGCTCTCGTCTAACGTTCCGAAAGATATCAGAGAAG GGACTGTGAAGGTGACAATCACCCGCCGAAACCAACTGGTACAATATTAA
- the LOC126923547 gene encoding R3H domain-containing protein 2-like isoform X4 — MARLEIPSIVVHKGSRSHSRPESPTVVVRGGMPSLPSSRQGFVISGSNTSYQNSSESDMIDGNANPNVGSSPTQNSLHRSSPSCPPDKSDSENKNFRTRTNTKVKLLVRSHAMRESTSPPREPHNGSSSPHSPQSVDGEKKFVGNLSPNSTNVKLNNNESMFNSNLCPNQSPKQMRNTATSPTCRAPSRNGQSSPSQIHSPKNNNSPTNGNKSENQRSKMTGSHVIQKCNNCVKNNQNDRPGLLQTPVSPSKAGQALQHSPKSTNLAQNAQNNQQKMEQRRPNTLNICNNQCSTQCGNTLSVSRPSSRHKLRHQNSSQGSFDSASPCLSRDSSTELYTDSTGIDLEHFIAETINRNQKDRTVLLKIEKDLIEFAKDKQKVCHKFPNMSSYNRMLVHRVAAYFGMEHNVDQSGSSVIVTRTKNMRIPNTRFKEHIRDDLILSEEPRRSILKRDSSSFEDNFNFKSPDRLSGDYCRQSKSFEEREEEYERARRRIFKDSSGESSEVTSWPYWSSSESSDASARYRLLHPSDHTMRLCCVCNRQTKLLKGESFDGRESCRGSVLRPSVSKSFSFGGYTRGMLSRGDSVTSTHSAGARLMKQEIKSVADSGASMCSRLSPSSSGYKSQSQRSDATISPSPSPSPVATMTCSHTQVSSQDLASPESNNQTVMWAVTSISSVPPGSIIINPQTNQPYTNPDGSIYRFDPENPPKFYTAALPPENERNNMSPSKTIEVSEPPKITQNNTKNENKKRSQTNKQHNGGNTTAVTHVTNSATSPSLPFTPPPQQNPGSLQQPQQPQQQQQQQQPQQQQTLVKSSSTVQICNHNQTAQPYTTYVPTSEPYNQGVYPPSVGQQTVMMAPHPSQNQANVQNNGQGDVFNQNSVYANYAVPVQQGPVSQTTEITELSGYFMGMSIYDQRVTGDNHSTPPHSYPQPQPSTNQAVQNVQTMPQNYWQPPPNSVPAQQTMYFVPPPGAPLSVSQGPGDRQPLHQQQRFTTNYSFNAQTMTPPSQSNSNYVGSYPVPYNSMPAVTPAPGDYTYQPSVHMVPTYYPPGQTTIQPPPVMYRVPTPPNTPTSNQMPGMPLMYVNSGSYPPPTMVSNGTFGHQVGHNGTSPAPPGTYMTPALVPNLVFRQNVPVVAGVRASTPSNSQRTSRSPTPAHELFGSGSGDRSAQPQPRYPLPMYQGVHIVQGDMRLMHPAVPANPRLQYAPVPSPPVVQGCPRPYRPPSYSSNTSGAGTPTSFDGRNQKIRKQRSKVASLPPTGARPNLYQTPSMPSLSSNVPKDIREAKPVEDNMI, encoded by the exons ATGGCCCGCCTGGAGA TACCAAGTATAGTGGTGCATAAAGGCAGCAGGTCGCATAGCCGACCTGAGAGTCCCACGGTGGTGGTGCGAGGAGGAATGCCCTCACTGCCATCCTCTAGGCAAGGCTTCGTCATAAGTGGCTCCAATACATCATATCAGAACAGCTCGGAGTCGGATATGATAGACGGGAATGCCAATCCGAATGTCGGCTCTTCTCCTACACAGAATTCTCTCCACCGCAGCTCGCCCTCCTGTCCTCCTGACAAATCAGACTCAGAGAACAAGAACTTTCGTACCAGG ACGAATACGAAAGTTAAGTTGCTGGTCAGGAGCCATGCTATGAGAGAGTCGACGTCTCCCCCAAGGGAGCCACACAACGGTTCGTCGTCTCCACATAGCCCTCAGTCGGTAGACGGTGAAAAGAAGTTCGTAGGCAACCTGTCGCCAAATTCCACTAACGTGAAGCTTAATAACAACGAGTCAATGTTCAACAGTAATCTTTGCCCGAATCAATCCCCCAAGCAAATGCGTAATACAGCTACTTCACCTACCTGTCGAGCTCCGTCACGAAATG GTCAATCTAGTCCCTCCCAAATTCACTCACCAAAGAATAATAACTCTCCAACGAACGGCAATAAGTCGGAGAACCAACGTTCCAAGATGACAGGCTCGCACGTGATTCAAAAATGCAATAATTGCGTAAAGAACAATCAAAATGACCGACCCGGCTTGCTTCAGACGCCTGTGTCTCCGTCGAAGGCTGGGCAGGCGTTGCAACACTCGCCAAAGAGTACCAACCTGGCTCAAAACGCGCAAAACAATCAGCAGAAGATGGAACAACGTAGACCAAACACGTTGAATATTTGCAACAACCAGTGTTCGACGCAGTGCGGCAATACCTTGTCCGTGAGCAGACCTAGCTCGCGGCACAAGCTGAGGCATCAGAATTCCTCTCAGGGTAGCTTTGACAGCGCGTCTCCTTGCCTCTCACGAG ATAGTAGTACGGAATTGTATACGGACAGTACTGGAATAGATCTGGAGCATTTCATCGCGGAAACTATAAATCGTAACCAGAAGGATCGCACGGTGCTATTAAAAATCGAGAAAGATCTGATAGAATTCGCAAAGGACAAGCAGAAAGTCTGTCACAAGTTTCCAAACATGTCCTCTTACAACAGAATGCTAGTGCATCGCGTGGCAGCCTACTTTGGCATGGAACATAACGTAGATCAGTCTGGTTCCAGCGTGATAGTTACCAGAACGAAAAACATGCGAATTCCAAATACTCGTTTTAAGGAACACATCAGAGATGATCTGATTTTGTCTGAAGAACCGCGAAGAAGTATTCTGAAGAGAGATTCTAGCTCGTTCGAGgacaatttcaattttaaatctCCTGACAGATTATCTGGCGATTATTGCCGACAGAGTAAGAGTTTCGAGGAAAGGGAGGAGGAGTATGAACGTGCCAGACGAAGAATATTTAAAGATAGCAGTGGAGAAAGTAGCGAAGTTACTTCCTGGCCTTACTGGTCTTCTTCAGAAAGTTCTGACGCTTCTGCGAGATATCGTTTGTTACATCCTTCGGATCATACGATGAG GCTGTGTTGCGTATGTAATAGACAAACGAAGCTCTTGAAAGGGGAATCTTTCGATGGAAGAGAATCCTGTCGAGGTTCCGTATTGAGGCCATCTGTTTCCAAGTCCTTTAGTTTCGGTGGTTACACCAGGGGAATGCTTTCTAGAGGGGACAGTGTTACATCCACTCATAGTGCTGGGGCTCGCCTTATGAAGCAAG AGATTAAATCTGTTGCAGACTCAGGTGCTAGTATGTGTTCACGACTAAGTCCTTCGAGTAGCGGCTATAAATCGCAAAGCCAACGCAGCGATGCCACGATATCGCCGTCTCCTTCGCCATCCCCTGTGGCAACCATGACCTGCAGTCATACCCAAGTATCTAGTCAGGATCTCGCTTCTCCGGAATCGAATAATCAAACGGTGATGTGGGCGGTTACCAGTATATCAAGTGTACCGCCGGGTAGCATAATCATAAATCCGCAAACGAATCAGCCGTATACCAATCCAGATGGTTCGATTTACCGTTTCGATCCAGAGAACCCACCAAAATTTTATACTGCTGCATTGCCGCCCGAAAACGAAAGGAATAATATGTCGCCCAGCAAGACTATAGAAGTATCCGAGCCACCCAAAATAACACAAAATAACAcaaagaacgaaaataaaaagagaTCGCAGACTAATAAGCAACACAACGGTGGTAACACAACAGCAGTGACTCATGTGACGAACTCGGCGACATCACCGAGTTTACCGTTCACACCGCCACCTCAACAGAATCCAGGATCATTGCAACAACCGCAACAAccgcaacaacaacaacaacaacaacagccgCAGCAGCAACAAACTCTAGTCAAATCATCGTCGACAGTGCAAATTTGCAATCACAACCAAACAGCTCAACCATACACGACCTACGTACCTACCTCAGAACCATATAATCAGGGTGTTTATCCACCCTCTGTGGGGCAACAGACTGTGATGATGGCTCCTCATCCGAGTCAAAATCAGGCGAACGTTCAAAACAATGGTCAGGGTGATGTATTTAATCAGAATTCGGTTTACGCGAATTATGCAGTACCTGTGCAACAAGGACCAGTGTCGCAGACAACGGAGATAACGGAATTGTCCGGATATTTTATGGGTATGAGTATCTACGATCAACGCGTGACTGGTGATAACCATTCTACGCCGCCGCACTCTTACCCACAACCGCAACCATCTACAAATCAAGCAGTTCAAAATGTGCAGACGATGCCGCAGAATTACTGGCAACCACCACCCAATTCTGTACCG GCACAACAGACGATGTACTTCGTACCTCCGCCTGGTGCACCACTTTCAGTCAGTCAGGGTCCAGGTGATAGACAGCCATTGCATCAACAACAGAGATTTACGACAAATTATTCTTTCAATGCACAAACTATGACTCCTCCGAGCCAATCAAATT CTAATTACGTGGGTAGTTATCCAGTCCCTTACAATTCAATGCCTGCTGTAACACCAGCACCAGGGGATTACACGTATCAACCATCAGTTCATATGGTACCTACGTATTATCCGCCAGGTCAAACGACGATTCAACCACCACCTGTCATGTACAGAGTGCCAACACCACCAAATACTCCGACTTCTAATCAG ATGCCTGGAATGCCACTGATGTACGTCAACTCTGGTAGCTATCCGCCACCAACGATGGTATCCAATGGAACATTTGGCCATCAAGTCGGGCACAATGGCACGTCACCTGCACCTCCTGGAACTTATATGACTCCTGCGCTGGTTCCCAATCTCGTTTTTAGACAAAATGTTCCT GTTGTTGCTGGTGTACGAGCTTCAACGCCAAGTAACTCTCAGAGAACTAGCAGGTCGCCGACTCCAGCACACGAGCTGTTCGGAAGTGGGAGCGGGGACAGAAGCGCACAACCCCAACCACGCTACCCACTGCCAATGTATCAGGGTGTCCATATTGTACAAG gaGATATGAGATTGATGCATCCCGCAGTACCAGCCAATCCACGGTTGCAGTATGCACCAGTACCATCACCACCTGTTGTTCAAGGTTGTCCACGACCGTACCGACCGCCTTCTTATTCGTCGAACACCTCAGGCGCTGGTACGCCAACCTCGTTTGATGGGAGAAATCAGAAAATTCGTAAACAGAG GTCCAAAGTAGCATCGTTGCCACCAACAGGCGCGCGGCCCAATCTTTATCAGACTCCTTCCATGCCGTCGCTCTCGTCTAACGTTCCGAAAGATATCAGAGAAG CGAAACCTGTGGAAGACAATATGATATAA